The Alkalihalophilus pseudofirmus nucleotide sequence TTAATGTGACAGCTGCTGGCTGGAAAGAGGGATCTTCTGAGACTCTTTTTACATAATGGAAAAAATAATGATAATCATAAATATATCTTTGGATCGTCTGCTTAGAATAACCGAGTGATACACGGCTTATGAGATATTGCTGGATAAATAGAGGAAGCTGATCTATTTTTCTATATTGCTGTTTAATTGCCTCTGGCAGGAAATCTGTTTTTAAATCAGTCTTTTTATGTAAATCATTTAATTTTGCAAAGAATGACACAATATTCACCTCATTAGTAGTTTAACGTAAAATATACGTTCTGTGAAATGTTGATTTCATCGAACGTAGATAATTAGTTTGGAAGATACTACTAAGAGTAATTGACAATCACCTGAATAAATTGTTAACTTAATATATAAATAGGTTAACAAAAAATCGAGACCTGGATTGAAGGTGATAAAATGCAACATGAGCATATATATTTCAGCGTCAGAATGAGAGCTGCACAAGGTGGATCTCATGAACAAGGAGGCAAGCATATCTCAGGCGGGGAAAGGATTGTTCCGTATCATGACCTCTCATCATGTATGACAGAATTAGCCGAAAAAGGCCTGAATCATTCGCGTGGCAAGCCTGACTTTATGAACATTCAATTTGAACAAATCGAAGAAGCGGTTAAATATGTGTCACCATTGCCTGTTGGTACCCATGTTGTATCTTCAGTAGCTGACGGGCAAGTGACCGCTCGCTCATTACTAACTGAAGCTGGGATTAAGCCTCAGGTAATTGAAGAAGCCTATTATGTGATATCAGAGCTAACTGAATTACAAGGGGCTCTTTTCATAGATGCTGCTACTGGTCAAAGGTTGGACGACCCTATAAAGAATGGAGTCAGAGTATCAAGGATGGATTGGCCTTTGGATGACTTTAGCTGCTGGTCAAACGAACACCAACTGTCGCCTAACATACGAATGAAAGAAGCTTTGACCTTAGCAACAAAAGTCACTCAACACCCTGCAACCATTGCTGAATTATGCTGGTCAGATGATCCTGATTATATTACTGGATATGTGGCGAGTCAGAAGTTTGGGTATCAGCGAATATCTCAGCTAAAAGAATTGGGCGAAGAGAAAGGCTGCCGTATTTTTTTTGTGGATCAAACGAAAATGAAAAACTTTGATGCTTATATAAATTATTTAACGACACAACCAGTGCTGATTCGTTGGAAGCAGGAGGTGATGGCTGATGAGTCTCGATCAATGGCTGGCCGAGCGGCTGAGTAATTCAAAGGACTCAGGTTTATACCGAACCCTACGTAAAATGGAACAAGCCCCGGGTCGCACGAATATCATTGATGGACGAAAGCAGCTTGTTTTTTCATCTAATAATTATTTAGGGCTAGCAGCAGACTTGAGAGTTGTAGAGGCTGCAAAGCTGGCGATAGAAGAGTTCGGTACAGGCAGTTCTGGTTCTAGATTAACGACTGGCAATGCATCGTGGCATGAAAAATTGGAAGGGAAACTAGCCTCTTTTAAGCAAACAGAGGCAGCATTATTATTTTCAAGCGGTTACTTAGCGAATATTGGTGTTCTCTCATCTATCCCTCAAGAAGGGGATATTATTTTAAGTGACGAGTTAAATCATGCAAGTCTGATTGATGGCTGCAGATTATCAAAAGCAGATAAAAAGATCTACCCTCATCTACATATGGAAATGCTCGAAAATCTATTAAAAGAGAGCATGCATTACAATCATCGATTTATTGTAACAGACGGCGTGTTTAGTATGGATGGAACGATTGCTCCTCTTGATAAGATCAGGCAACTGGCTGATACGTATGATGCTTATCTCATTGTGGATGATGCCCATGGAACAGGTGTAACCGGAGAGACTGGCATAGGGACATGTGAACGTTTTGGGGTTGCCTGTGATGTAATCATTGGCACATTAAGCAAGGCTGTCGGATGTGAAGGAGGCTTTGCAGCTGGTTCGCGAACCCTTATTGATTTTCTCAGAAATCATGCGCGAAGCTTTATCTTTCAAACATCGATCCCCCAATCGAGCTGTGCTGCGGCTTACACTGCATTAGCAATCATTGAATCTGATAAAAGCCGTTTGCAACAATTAAAGAAGCTTTCAAATCACATTTGCAAAGAATTAGTAGAAATGGGCTTTTATATCCGCGGGGAAGAAACGCCTATCATCCCTGTCATCATAGGTGATACCCACAAAGCTACTCAATTCGCAGAAAAGCTCCAAGCAAAAGGCATATTCGCACCAGCCATACGACCTCCTACTGTAGCGGAAGGGGAAGCACGAATCCGTGTGACAGTGACTGCTGATCATACAGAAGAAGATATTAACTACTTGCTGCATAGTTTCTATTTAATAGGAAGAGAAATGTGTATCATCCAAGATGCAAGGATAGGATCATCTAAAGGAGAGGGTCATGATGAATACCGTTAGCCAAACGAAAGCAAAACAGATTCGTCTTAAAAGAGATGACTTATTTAAAGATCCGTATGGCTTGTATAAACGATTACGCGAGAGAGGTCCGATTTATAAAGGAAGTATACTGAAGCAGCCCGGATGGTTTGTAACAGGATACAAAGAAACAGCCTACATCCTAAAAGATTCATCTTTTTTTACTCGCATTCCTTTACCTGAAGCGACAGAAAAATACAGCCACCTAAAACAAATTCAAAGCAAGATGATGCTTTATATGAACAAAGAAGATCACCGCAAGCTGCGGCTTCTTGTGAACGAAGGGTTCACACCCAAGCGAATAGCGGGATTCAGACCTTTAATAGAAGAGGTCGTTGATTCTCTTTTAGACGAACTTGTTGAAAAAGAAGAATTTGATGTTGTATCAGAATTCGCCTTTCCACTTACAAGCTTAGTTATCGCGACCATTTTAGGCGTGCCGGAAGAAGACCGGGAACCATTTCGAGATTGGGCAGCTTTATTGCTTCAATCAATTGATTTTACCCGTTCTCATAAAATATTAGAAGCAAGTGATCAATTAGCAGAAGAGCTGAGCGTGTACTTCTCCTCATTAATCTCCAAAAAAAGGGCGCAGCCGGGCGATGATCTTATTAGTACGCTGATCAAAGAAAATGATTGTACGGAAGGTGAATTAATCTCTACATTTATATTGCTTGTCATTGCTGGTCACGAAACAACAGTCAATTTAATTAGCAACACCATTTACACCTTTCTAAAGTACCCTGAACAATGGAAGGTATTAAAGGAAAACCCTTCTTTGGCTGGTTCTGCAATTGAAGAAGTACTAAGGTTTGAAAGTCCAACACAGCTAACGGCCAGAGTGGCGATGAAGGATACAGAAGTGGCAGGCAAACACATCACATGCGGAGAGCAGCTATATCTTATGCTCGGGGCAGCGAACCGAGATCCTGATGTATTTGATGAGCCTGATGAATTCCTCATTACAAGAAAAAAGGTTCCGCATCTCTCTTTTGGATTAGGTGCTCATTTTTGTCTAGGTTCCACACTTGCCAGGTTAGAAGCACAGATTGCCCTATCTCGGTTTAGTAAACGTGTTCACACGTATAACCAAACAAAGGCAGAAATTAAGTGGCGGCC carries:
- a CDS encoding 6-carboxyhexanoate--CoA ligase; amino-acid sequence: MQHEHIYFSVRMRAAQGGSHEQGGKHISGGERIVPYHDLSSCMTELAEKGLNHSRGKPDFMNIQFEQIEEAVKYVSPLPVGTHVVSSVADGQVTARSLLTEAGIKPQVIEEAYYVISELTELQGALFIDAATGQRLDDPIKNGVRVSRMDWPLDDFSCWSNEHQLSPNIRMKEALTLATKVTQHPATIAELCWSDDPDYITGYVASQKFGYQRISQLKELGEEKGCRIFFVDQTKMKNFDAYINYLTTQPVLIRWKQEVMADESRSMAGRAAE
- the bioF gene encoding 8-amino-7-oxononanoate synthase, which translates into the protein MSLDQWLAERLSNSKDSGLYRTLRKMEQAPGRTNIIDGRKQLVFSSNNYLGLAADLRVVEAAKLAIEEFGTGSSGSRLTTGNASWHEKLEGKLASFKQTEAALLFSSGYLANIGVLSSIPQEGDIILSDELNHASLIDGCRLSKADKKIYPHLHMEMLENLLKESMHYNHRFIVTDGVFSMDGTIAPLDKIRQLADTYDAYLIVDDAHGTGVTGETGIGTCERFGVACDVIIGTLSKAVGCEGGFAAGSRTLIDFLRNHARSFIFQTSIPQSSCAAAYTALAIIESDKSRLQQLKKLSNHICKELVEMGFYIRGEETPIIPVIIGDTHKATQFAEKLQAKGIFAPAIRPPTVAEGEARIRVTVTADHTEEDINYLLHSFYLIGREMCIIQDARIGSSKGEGHDEYR
- a CDS encoding cytochrome P450, yielding MNTVSQTKAKQIRLKRDDLFKDPYGLYKRLRERGPIYKGSILKQPGWFVTGYKETAYILKDSSFFTRIPLPEATEKYSHLKQIQSKMMLYMNKEDHRKLRLLVNEGFTPKRIAGFRPLIEEVVDSLLDELVEKEEFDVVSEFAFPLTSLVIATILGVPEEDREPFRDWAALLLQSIDFTRSHKILEASDQLAEELSVYFSSLISKKRAQPGDDLISTLIKENDCTEGELISTFILLVIAGHETTVNLISNTIYTFLKYPEQWKVLKENPSLAGSAIEEVLRFESPTQLTARVAMKDTEVAGKHITCGEQLYLMLGAANRDPDVFDEPDEFLITRKKVPHLSFGLGAHFCLGSTLARLEAQIALSRFSKRVHTYNQTKAEIKWRPLTGFRALEKLRITVQTSN